In the Malaclemys terrapin pileata isolate rMalTer1 chromosome 12, rMalTer1.hap1, whole genome shotgun sequence genome, one interval contains:
- the LOC128846566 gene encoding SRRM2 protein homolog rsr-2-like: MQADNRKRVPAWTVREVLDLIVVWGEDSVLAELRSKRRNAKTFEKISKGMMERGHNRDSEQCRVKVKELRQAYQKTKEANGRSGSEPRTCRYYAELHAILGGAATTTPPLFVDSGSGIVSTPEDSADGVEEEEEDELAESTQHSILPNSQDLFITLTEVPSQASQDSDPMEGTSAAANSSSLPPPSQRLSQIRRRKKKTREDMFSEIMQSSRSDRAHLNEWKETVSKYRKEVSEREERRDQREERRDQREERRDQREERWRQEDQRMKDATLGLLRRLVEVQERLLENRLPLQPLFHPPPSPCSVSSSPRCVRTRGGGGSVHLPIPPQ; this comes from the exons atgcaggctgataatcgaaaaagagtaccagcatggaccgtgagggaggtactggatctgatcgttgtatggggagaggattcagtgcttgcagaacttcgttctaaaagacgaaatgcaaaaacttttgaaaaaatttccaagggcatgatggagagaggccacaatagggactctgagcagtgccgcgtgaaggtcaaggagctcagacaagcctatcaaaaaacaaaggaggcaaacggtcgctccgggtcagagccgcggacatgccgctactacgccgagctgcatgcaattctagggggggctgccaccactaccccacctttgttcgtggattctgggtcggggatagtctcgacgcctgaggattctgccgatggggtagaggaggaggaggaggatgagcttgcagagagcacacagcactccattctccccaacagccaggatctttttatcaccctgactgaagtaccctcccaagcctcccaagactctgaccccatggaagggacctcag cagctgcaaattcctcaagcctccctcctccatcccaaaggttatcacagataaggcgtcgtaagaagaagacgcgggaggacatgttttctgaaattatgcaatccagcaggagtgacagagctcatctgaatgagtggaaggaaacagtttcaaagtataggaaagaagtcagtgaacgtgaggagaggagggaccaacgtgaggagaggagggaccaacgtgaggagaggagggaccaacgtgaggagagatggcggcaggaagaccagaggatgaaggatgcaacgctggggctgctccggcgtctggtggaggttcaggaacggctgctggaaaacagactgccgcttcagcccctgttccaccctccaccctccccatgttccgtatcctcctcacccagatgtgtaagaacgcggggggggggaggctccgtacaccttcccattccaccccagtag